The genomic interval CAAACCCTTGGCTACAGTCAGGCATTGCTGGAGTTTGAAGCGTGGTTGAACCAGCACTTTCTATCCCAGGATAGGAACACCTAGTAATTATGGGAATCGAGGATCTTCCCAACACGATCAACAGTGGAGAAAGCTCTGATTGGGAGTTTAAGTCTGCCCGTGGTGGTGTGCCGGGGAAACCTACAGTGCAATGGCAAATACGGATGGTGGCGTAATCATTCTCGGAGTTGAAGAAGCCACCCACCAGATCAGTGGATTGGATGATCCTGCAAAAACTCGTAAACAGCTTTGGGATAACCTTAACAATCGTGGGAAAGTTAGTGTCAATTTACTAACTGAATCAGATTTGCAAGTCACTCAAATCGAGGGCAGAAGCATCATTGTGCTACGAGTCCCACGGGCTAGCAGACGACAGCGCCCCGTATTTGTGGGACAAAATCCCCTTACTGGTACCTATCGTCCTAAGAGGAT from Neosynechococcus sphagnicola sy1 carries:
- a CDS encoding helix-turn-helix domain-containing protein; its protein translation is MANTDGGVIILGVEEATHQISGLDDPAKTRKQLWDNLNNRGKVSVNLLTESDLQVTQIEGRSIIVLRVPRASRRQRPVFVGQNPLTGTYRPKRMF